From Enterococcus mundtii, the proteins below share one genomic window:
- the malX gene encoding maltose/glucose-specific PTS transporter subunit IIBC translates to MQKGKKASWMEIFQGLGKTFMLPVALLAFMGLFLGIGSAFSAESAITAFPFLGAAWLQVIFRFMSTIGGFAFSYLPVMFAMAIPLGLARKEKGVAAFSGFVGYVVMQLSINFYLQETNQLAASEQLREAGQEMVFGIQTLSMGVLGGIIVGLIVYQLHTRFYQFQLPDSFAFFSGTRFVPIITSVTLAIVGVLIPVVWPLFAMLITGIGNLIQRSGAFGPFLFGSGERLLLPFGLHHILVSMIRFTEAGGSQVINGQEVFGALNIFYNELQQGLAISPSATAFLSQGKMPTFMFGLPAAALAMYQTAKPENRAKIKGLLISGVIATFVTGITEPIEFLFLFVSPLLWGFHVLMTGAGFMVMSLLGVTIGNTDGGILDFIIFGVMQGTYTKWWLVLLVGACWFGIYYFTFKTVILRKNLKTPGREEMTAETEYTDEEVTYKGKGTVDARGILAALGGAENITSLDNCITRLRLVVNDGSIVDDDRLKKLGALGVVHLDDTNVQVIIGTKVTTVRNQLDDILSF, encoded by the coding sequence ATGCAAAAAGGGAAGAAAGCAAGTTGGATGGAAATCTTTCAAGGGTTAGGCAAAACGTTCATGTTACCAGTCGCACTGTTAGCTTTCATGGGATTGTTCTTAGGAATCGGGAGTGCGTTCTCCGCTGAATCAGCAATCACTGCTTTTCCATTTTTAGGTGCTGCTTGGCTACAGGTGATATTTCGTTTTATGTCGACGATCGGAGGGTTTGCTTTTAGCTATTTACCTGTGATGTTTGCCATGGCGATACCTTTAGGCTTAGCTCGTAAAGAAAAAGGCGTGGCTGCTTTTTCAGGATTTGTTGGGTATGTAGTGATGCAATTATCGATCAATTTTTATCTGCAAGAAACGAATCAATTGGCAGCAAGTGAACAATTACGTGAAGCTGGTCAAGAAATGGTTTTTGGTATCCAAACATTATCTATGGGGGTTCTGGGAGGGATCATTGTCGGGCTGATCGTTTATCAGCTCCATACGCGATTTTATCAATTCCAATTACCAGATAGTTTTGCCTTCTTTTCAGGGACACGTTTTGTACCCATCATTACTTCAGTAACTTTAGCAATTGTTGGCGTGTTGATTCCGGTGGTTTGGCCACTTTTTGCCATGTTGATCACTGGGATCGGAAATTTGATCCAACGCTCTGGTGCATTTGGCCCGTTCTTATTCGGTTCTGGAGAACGACTCTTATTGCCATTTGGCTTACATCATATTTTAGTATCGATGATCCGGTTTACAGAAGCTGGAGGAAGTCAGGTCATCAATGGGCAAGAAGTCTTTGGCGCACTAAATATTTTTTATAATGAATTGCAACAAGGATTGGCGATTTCACCTAGCGCCACTGCTTTTCTTTCACAAGGGAAAATGCCGACATTCATGTTTGGCCTTCCCGCAGCGGCTTTAGCGATGTATCAAACCGCAAAGCCAGAGAATCGTGCAAAAATAAAAGGATTATTGATTTCAGGTGTGATTGCGACTTTTGTAACAGGAATCACTGAACCAATCGAATTTCTCTTCTTATTTGTCAGTCCTCTATTATGGGGATTCCATGTGTTGATGACTGGTGCCGGATTTATGGTCATGAGTTTGTTGGGCGTAACGATTGGGAATACTGATGGCGGAATCTTAGATTTTATTATTTTCGGGGTCATGCAAGGGACTTATACTAAATGGTGGTTGGTTTTACTTGTGGGTGCTTGTTGGTTTGGTATCTATTACTTTACATTTAAAACGGTGATTTTACGCAAAAACTTAAAGACCCCTGGACGTGAAGAAATGACAGCTGAGACAGAATATACAGACGAAGAAGTAACGTATAAAGGAAAAGGCACAGTTGATGCACGAGGAATCTTGGCTGCTTTAGGTGGTGCTGAAAATATTACTTCTTTAGATAATTGCATCACACGTCTAAGGTTAGTCGTGAATGACGGTTCGATCGTTGATGATGACCGACTGAAAAAATTAGGTGCATTAGGCGTGGTCCATTTGGATGATACGAATGTACAAGTCATTATAGGAACAAAAGTGACGACTGTTAGAAATCAACTGGATGACATCTTGTCGTTCTGA
- a CDS encoding MurR/RpiR family transcriptional regulator: MNQFYKRIQYKFSELNQVEKNILDYCLHQSRKVSSMTAEELASETFTSQSTITRMAKKLGFKGFQEFKFALKSYRSLEETSDSNDVSDEFKPLINEILRQFTETLEKIEPKQIDRAVNMIKEAKRIELFAVGQSIPVAVSLNRKLHFLGKNVGHSTDWDELLAVSKQLGEGDLAIFISHSGETLGMLDYAKRLKERNVPLLSFIGQPTSSLEELSTVAFIAEMLTIYHQNIDLSPRVSMDILLDILMIHYAKQVTSQNGDSNL; encoded by the coding sequence ATGAATCAATTCTATAAGAGAATCCAATATAAATTTTCTGAATTAAATCAAGTGGAAAAAAATATCTTAGATTATTGTTTGCATCAATCAAGAAAAGTTTCCTCCATGACAGCCGAAGAATTAGCGAGTGAAACATTTACCAGCCAATCGACTATTACTCGAATGGCAAAAAAGCTTGGCTTTAAAGGATTTCAAGAATTTAAGTTTGCCCTTAAAAGTTATCGGTCATTAGAAGAAACGAGTGATTCTAATGATGTGTCGGATGAATTCAAACCATTGATCAATGAAATCCTTCGTCAGTTTACGGAGACGTTAGAAAAAATCGAACCGAAACAAATCGATCGCGCAGTCAATATGATTAAAGAAGCAAAACGTATTGAACTGTTTGCTGTAGGGCAAAGTATCCCGGTCGCTGTTTCCCTGAATCGAAAATTGCATTTTCTTGGTAAAAATGTGGGGCATTCAACCGATTGGGACGAATTGCTAGCAGTGAGTAAACAACTAGGAGAAGGAGATCTTGCTATTTTTATTAGTCATAGTGGGGAAACATTAGGAATGCTCGATTATGCTAAACGACTAAAGGAGCGAAATGTTCCTCTGTTGTCTTTTATTGGTCAACCGACAAGTTCTTTAGAAGAATTGTCGACGGTCGCATTTATTGCAGAAATGTTGACGATCTATCATCAGAATATTGATTTGAGTCCAAGAGTTTCAATGGATATCTTGTTAGATATTTTGATGATCCATTATGCGAAACAAGTCACTTCTCAGAATGGAGATTCTAATTTATGA
- a CDS encoding glucosamine-6-phosphate deaminase: protein MDLVIAKDYETLSKVTAGIVLEKMLKKKRVNLSLTTGNSPKMAYEILVETLSKLQMDTSMIHYYNFDEVALKDKQYGLTMSGLKEALYDPIGVSAENIHELTIDNYQEVDKRIAQAGGLDLVLMGLGEDGHFCGNMPGYTDFSKKTYSIPVIPGDQMYESLKEHLGEEPGDYFVTFGPKTVMAAKQLVFIVNGEHKAEIIKQVIEGPVTEEIPASILMTHPNITVILDEAAAKLLK from the coding sequence ATGGATTTAGTGATTGCGAAGGATTATGAAACGCTTAGTAAAGTAACGGCGGGGATCGTCTTGGAAAAAATGTTGAAGAAAAAAAGAGTGAATTTGTCTTTGACGACAGGAAATTCGCCTAAGATGGCCTACGAGATTTTGGTGGAGACGCTTAGTAAACTACAGATGGATACATCGATGATCCATTATTATAATTTTGATGAAGTGGCGTTAAAGGACAAGCAGTATGGTCTGACTATGTCAGGACTGAAAGAAGCCCTTTATGATCCTATAGGGGTCTCTGCTGAGAATATCCATGAACTGACTATTGATAATTATCAAGAGGTGGATAAACGAATCGCTCAAGCGGGTGGCTTGGATCTAGTCTTGATGGGGCTTGGGGAAGATGGTCATTTTTGTGGAAATATGCCTGGATATACGGATTTTAGTAAGAAGACTTATAGCATTCCAGTCATTCCAGGAGATCAGATGTATGAATCGTTAAAAGAACATCTGGGAGAAGAACCTGGTGATTACTTTGTGACATTTGGACCAAAGACGGTCATGGCAGCGAAACAGTTAGTATTTATCGTTAACGGGGAGCATAAAGCAGAGATCATCAAACAAGTGATCGAAGGACCAGTAACAGAGGAGATTCCTGCATCGATCTTGATGACTCATCCCAATATCACAGTGATTTTAGATGAAGCAGCTGCAAAATTATTAAAATAA
- the upp gene encoding uracil phosphoribosyltransferase yields MGKFQVIDHPLIQHKLTIIRDKNCGTKVFREVVDEIAMLMAYEVSRDMPLEDIVIETPITETTQKTLSGKKVAIIPILRAGIGMVDGILELIPAAKVGHIGLYRDEETLAPHEYFVKLPEDIDARQLFVVDPMLATGGSAIMAIDALKARGASNIKFVCLVAAPEGVKALQEAHPDIDIYTASLDEKLNDKGYIVPGLGDAGDRLFGTK; encoded by the coding sequence ATGGGCAAATTTCAAGTAATCGACCATCCATTGATCCAACACAAATTAACGATTATTCGCGACAAAAATTGTGGTACAAAAGTTTTCCGTGAGGTTGTTGATGAAATCGCTATGCTGATGGCATATGAAGTATCACGTGATATGCCACTTGAAGACATTGTCATCGAAACACCGATCACAGAAACAACACAAAAAACATTGTCTGGTAAAAAAGTAGCCATTATCCCAATCTTGCGCGCAGGTATTGGAATGGTTGACGGAATCTTAGAATTGATCCCAGCAGCTAAAGTCGGCCACATCGGATTATACAGAGATGAAGAAACATTGGCACCGCACGAGTATTTCGTTAAATTACCGGAAGATATCGACGCACGTCAATTATTCGTAGTTGATCCAATGTTAGCGACAGGTGGCTCAGCGATCATGGCGATCGATGCTCTGAAAGCACGTGGCGCTTCAAACATTAAATTTGTTTGCCTTGTTGCAGCTCCAGAAGGTGTTAAAGCCTTACAAGAAGCACATCCAGATATTGATATCTATACTGCTTCATTAGATGAAAAATTAAACGACAAAGGCTATATCGTTCCTGGTCTAGGCGATGCCGGCGACCGTTTATTTGGTACTAAATAG
- a CDS encoding alpha/beta hydrolase — protein sequence MTDRISLEKEAIEFSDANAPHPRIYELPPEEGRDLLEEVQSSSVEKLPVDIEDLKMDTNDWGQINVRFIRPEGNVEKLPVIFYIHGAGWVFGSAKTHDKLIRELAVRTNSIVIFPEYSRSPEAKYPTAIEQNYAILQKLAELSESKGLDLENLTVAGDSVGGNMATVMTILTKQRQGLPIKKQLLYYPVTDANFDTDSYNQFAENYFLTKEGMQWFWDQYTTDEKKRAEITASPLRASKEELTGLPPAMILTGEADVLRDEGEAYARKLREAGVEVTQVRFQGIIHDFVMVNAMDQTNATRAAMTLSTEWLKK from the coding sequence ATGACTGATCGAATTTCATTAGAAAAAGAAGCAATTGAGTTTAGTGATGCTAATGCACCGCACCCGCGTATCTATGAATTACCTCCGGAAGAAGGGCGTGATCTTCTAGAAGAAGTTCAAAGTTCTTCTGTGGAAAAATTACCTGTGGATATCGAGGATTTGAAAATGGATACCAATGATTGGGGACAAATCAATGTGCGTTTTATCCGTCCTGAAGGAAATGTAGAAAAATTACCTGTCATTTTTTATATACATGGTGCTGGTTGGGTATTTGGTAGTGCTAAAACACATGACAAATTGATTCGGGAATTGGCTGTTCGTACAAATTCGATCGTGATTTTTCCTGAGTATAGTCGTTCACCAGAAGCAAAATATCCTACTGCCATCGAGCAAAACTACGCGATTTTGCAAAAACTTGCGGAGCTTTCTGAGTCGAAAGGCTTGGATCTTGAAAACTTGACAGTCGCTGGGGATTCCGTAGGTGGGAATATGGCAACGGTGATGACGATCCTTACAAAGCAACGTCAAGGATTACCAATCAAAAAACAATTACTATATTATCCTGTAACTGATGCAAATTTCGATACAGATTCGTATAACCAATTTGCAGAGAATTACTTCTTAACAAAAGAAGGGATGCAATGGTTCTGGGATCAGTATACGACAGATGAAAAGAAACGAGCAGAAATCACTGCCTCACCTCTACGTGCAAGTAAAGAAGAATTGACAGGTTTACCGCCTGCAATGATTTTGACTGGTGAAGCGGACGTGTTAAGAGATGAAGGAGAAGCATATGCTAGAAAACTTCGTGAAGCTGGTGTGGAAGTTACGCAAGTACGTTTCCAAGGGATCATCCATGATTTTGTCATGGTAAATGCGATGGACCAAACCAATGCGACACGAGCAGCAATGACTCTTTCCACAGAATGGCTAAAAAAATAG
- the glyA gene encoding serine hydroxymethyltransferase — translation MVDYKTFDPDLWAAIAKEEERQENNLELIASENFVSEAVMAAQGSILTNKYAEGYPGRRYYGGCEFVDIVENLAIDRAKELFGADFVNVQPHSGSQANTAAYLALVEPGDTILGMDLSAGGHLTHGSPVNFSGKTYHFVAYGVDPTTEVIDYNVVRILARKHQPKLIVAGASAYGRTIDFAKFREIADEVGAKLMVDMAHIAGLVAAGVHPSPIPYADITTTTTHKTLRGPRGGMILTNNEELAKKINSAVFPGIQGGPLEHVIAGKAAAFKEALTPEFKEYSEQIIANAKAMAKVFNQSIGTRVISGATDNHLILIDVRDLELNGKEAEAILDSVHITVNKNSIPFETLSPFKTSGIRIGTPAITTRGFREEDAAKVAELIVKALQAKDDEAQLEEVRTGVRELTEQFPLYKK, via the coding sequence GTGGTAGACTACAAAACGTTTGACCCTGATTTATGGGCAGCAATCGCAAAAGAAGAGGAAAGACAAGAAAACAATCTGGAGCTGATCGCTTCTGAAAACTTTGTCTCTGAAGCTGTGATGGCAGCACAAGGAAGTATTTTGACGAATAAGTACGCAGAAGGGTATCCAGGACGTCGCTATTATGGTGGGTGTGAATTTGTGGATATCGTTGAAAATCTGGCGATCGATCGTGCCAAAGAATTATTTGGTGCCGATTTTGTCAATGTTCAACCACACTCTGGATCACAAGCCAATACAGCTGCATATCTTGCGTTAGTTGAACCGGGGGATACGATCTTAGGAATGGATCTTTCTGCTGGCGGACATTTGACACATGGCTCTCCAGTCAATTTTAGTGGAAAAACGTATCACTTCGTTGCTTATGGCGTAGATCCGACAACAGAAGTCATTGATTATAATGTCGTACGCATCTTAGCGAGAAAACATCAACCAAAACTGATCGTAGCAGGAGCAAGTGCCTATGGTCGAACGATCGATTTTGCAAAATTCAGAGAAATCGCGGATGAAGTCGGGGCAAAATTGATGGTCGATATGGCACACATTGCAGGTTTAGTTGCAGCGGGTGTTCATCCAAGCCCAATCCCTTATGCCGATATCACAACAACTACTACTCACAAAACATTACGAGGACCTCGTGGTGGGATGATCTTAACGAATAATGAAGAACTGGCGAAAAAAATCAATAGCGCAGTCTTCCCAGGCATCCAAGGTGGCCCCTTGGAGCATGTGATTGCCGGAAAAGCTGCTGCCTTTAAAGAAGCATTGACGCCTGAATTTAAGGAATATAGCGAACAAATCATTGCCAATGCAAAAGCCATGGCAAAAGTATTCAATCAATCGATTGGTACCCGAGTGATTTCAGGTGCCACAGATAACCATTTGATTTTGATCGATGTACGTGACTTAGAATTGAACGGAAAAGAAGCAGAAGCAATTTTGGACAGTGTTCATATCACCGTCAATAAAAACTCGATTCCTTTTGAAACACTAAGCCCATTCAAAACAAGCGGTATCCGTATCGGGACACCAGCAATTACGACCCGTGGCTTCCGCGAAGAAGATGCGGCAAAAGTAGCTGAATTGATCGTCAAAGCTTTACAGGCAAAAGATGACGAAGCACAATTAGAAGAAGTGCGTACAGGCGTCCGTGAATTAACAGAGCAATTTCCATTATATAAAAAATAA
- a CDS encoding L-threonylcarbamoyladenylate synthase gives METIKYDETQLNEAAKELAVGNLVAFPTETVYGLGANVLLPEAVKQVFTVKGRPQDNPLIVHVASFEQVKEYVDNFHPLTEQIVKNFWPGPLTLIFHIKKGSLPGIVTGGLSTAAFRMPDNKKTLELIQLAGVPLVGPSANTSGKPSPTTADHVFHDLKGKITGIIDDGATRIGVESTVLDLSDPSAPPMILRPGAITKEQLEVVIESPVATDRHLVKESETPKSPGMKYKHYSPDTRVLMVEKTDWPEAIIWTKEQKLRTGVLAGPTIADQVRKDVAAVYMYYDDSVEAATKGLFAGLRGLDDDRLALDLILVQVAPEEGLGIAYMNRLKKAAGQNYYKK, from the coding sequence GTGGAAACAATTAAATATGATGAAACACAACTGAATGAAGCTGCGAAGGAATTAGCAGTAGGGAATCTAGTGGCTTTTCCAACGGAAACTGTCTATGGATTAGGGGCTAATGTCCTTTTGCCAGAGGCTGTCAAACAGGTCTTTACAGTGAAAGGTCGACCACAAGACAACCCATTGATCGTCCATGTCGCCTCCTTCGAGCAAGTAAAAGAGTATGTGGACAACTTTCACCCACTAACAGAACAAATTGTGAAAAACTTTTGGCCAGGACCACTGACTTTGATTTTTCACATCAAAAAAGGTAGTTTACCAGGGATTGTCACTGGTGGTTTATCCACAGCTGCTTTTCGCATGCCAGATAACAAGAAAACGTTAGAATTAATCCAATTAGCAGGTGTACCACTTGTCGGGCCAAGTGCCAACACTTCAGGTAAACCGAGTCCAACAACAGCAGACCATGTCTTTCATGATCTAAAGGGGAAAATCACAGGAATCATTGACGATGGTGCGACGAGGATCGGTGTGGAATCAACGGTACTTGATCTGAGTGACCCATCTGCACCGCCGATGATCTTACGACCAGGAGCAATCACGAAAGAGCAACTAGAAGTTGTCATTGAAAGTCCAGTGGCGACAGACCGCCATTTGGTCAAAGAATCTGAAACACCGAAATCTCCGGGGATGAAATACAAACATTACTCACCTGATACTCGAGTACTGATGGTTGAAAAAACGGATTGGCCAGAGGCGATCATCTGGACAAAAGAACAAAAACTACGTACCGGTGTTTTAGCTGGACCAACAATTGCTGATCAAGTACGCAAGGATGTCGCCGCGGTGTATATGTATTACGATGATTCAGTAGAGGCAGCAACGAAAGGGTTGTTTGCGGGGTTACGCGGCTTAGATGATGATCGATTAGCTCTTGATTTGATTTTAGTACAAGTTGCACCCGAAGAAGGTCTGGGCATTGCGTATATGAATCGGTTGAAAAAAGCCGCAGGACAAAATTATTATAAAAAATGA
- the prmC gene encoding peptide chain release factor N(5)-glutamine methyltransferase — MDKTYREVLTRASSFLEEQGVEGYNIQFVFLERKQWTKLNWLMRMNEPITAEDQAMIDSDMQRLVQHYPPHYLLGYAEFFDHRLKVTEATLIPRPETEELVALCLAKTSEETLNVVDIGTGTGAIAISLKAARKNWRVSATDLSLEALAVAKENAEHEQTTINFYHGDTLEPVMDQTFDVIISNPPYISRAEWSVMDQSVRTYEPKMALFAEEDGLAIYQKIAKEASQLLASDGQLFLEIGFQQGAAVKAIMEQAFPTKKVRIKKDMAGNDRMIFVTN, encoded by the coding sequence ATGGATAAAACCTATCGAGAAGTCCTCACACGGGCTTCTTCTTTTTTAGAAGAACAAGGAGTAGAAGGGTATAATATCCAGTTTGTCTTTCTTGAACGAAAGCAGTGGACGAAACTGAATTGGCTCATGCGAATGAATGAACCGATCACAGCCGAGGATCAAGCCATGATCGATTCAGATATGCAACGACTAGTACAACATTATCCGCCCCATTATTTATTAGGTTATGCTGAATTTTTTGATCACCGCTTGAAAGTCACGGAAGCAACCTTGATTCCTCGACCAGAAACCGAAGAATTAGTCGCACTATGTTTGGCAAAAACAAGCGAAGAAACCTTAAATGTCGTGGATATTGGTACAGGAACAGGAGCAATCGCCATCAGCTTGAAAGCCGCTAGAAAAAATTGGCGGGTCTCAGCAACTGATTTATCTTTAGAAGCACTAGCTGTTGCTAAGGAAAATGCAGAACATGAACAAACGACGATCAATTTTTATCATGGTGATACGTTGGAACCTGTCATGGATCAAACCTTTGATGTCATTATTTCTAATCCCCCTTATATTAGTCGAGCAGAATGGTCGGTGATGGATCAGAGCGTACGGACCTACGAACCGAAAATGGCATTGTTTGCTGAAGAAGATGGTTTAGCGATCTATCAGAAAATCGCAAAGGAAGCTTCACAACTATTAGCTAGCGATGGACAACTTTTTTTAGAGATTGGTTTCCAACAAGGAGCAGCTGTCAAAGCAATCATGGAACAAGCCTTTCCCACAAAAAAAGTACGGATCAAAAAAGATATGGCAGGCAATGATCGGATGATTTTTGTTACCAATTAG
- the prfA gene encoding peptide chain release factor 1: MYDQLQSIEDRYEELGELLSDPEVISDTKRFMQLSKEEASTRETVEVYRRYKEVVQGIKDTEELLGEKLDDEMAEMAKEELADLKKEKEELEEKIKILLLPKDPNDDKNIIMEIRGAAGGDEAALFAGDLFSMYQRYAEGQGWKTEVLEASVTGIGGYKEVIMMISGENVYSKLKYESGAHRVQRVPSTESQGRIHTSTATVVVMPEAEEVEIDLADKDIRVDIYHASGAGGQHVNKTASAVRLTHLPTGIVVAMQDERSQLKNREKAMKVLRARVYDKIQQEAQSEYDANRKSAVGTGDRSERIRTYNFPQNRVTDHRIGLTIQKLDQILAGKLDEIVDALIVYDQTSKLEEMQNG, translated from the coding sequence ATGTACGATCAATTACAATCAATCGAAGACCGTTACGAAGAGCTTGGGGAACTACTGAGTGACCCAGAAGTGATTTCAGATACGAAACGTTTCATGCAGCTTTCAAAAGAAGAAGCAAGTACACGTGAAACGGTCGAAGTTTATCGTCGTTACAAGGAAGTTGTTCAAGGAATCAAAGATACAGAAGAATTACTCGGCGAAAAGTTAGACGACGAAATGGCAGAGATGGCTAAAGAAGAATTAGCTGATTTGAAAAAAGAAAAAGAAGAACTAGAAGAAAAAATCAAGATTTTATTGCTTCCCAAAGATCCAAACGATGACAAAAATATCATCATGGAAATTCGCGGAGCCGCTGGTGGTGACGAAGCTGCACTATTTGCAGGGGATCTTTTCTCAATGTATCAACGATATGCAGAGGGTCAAGGCTGGAAGACAGAAGTCTTGGAAGCAAGTGTGACAGGGATCGGTGGCTATAAAGAAGTCATCATGATGATCTCAGGTGAAAATGTCTACTCGAAATTAAAATATGAAAGTGGCGCACATCGAGTTCAACGTGTCCCTTCAACAGAATCTCAAGGACGTATCCATACATCAACGGCAACCGTCGTTGTCATGCCTGAAGCAGAAGAAGTAGAGATTGATTTGGCTGACAAGGATATCCGCGTAGATATTTACCACGCTTCTGGAGCCGGTGGACAGCATGTCAATAAGACAGCTTCTGCGGTACGTTTGACTCACTTACCAACTGGAATCGTGGTGGCAATGCAAGATGAACGTTCACAATTGAAAAACCGTGAGAAAGCGATGAAAGTCTTACGTGCGCGCGTCTACGACAAGATCCAACAAGAAGCACAAAGCGAATATGATGCGAACCGTAAATCTGCGGTAGGGACTGGGGATCGTTCAGAGCGTATCCGTACGTATAACTTCCCTCAAAATCGCGTAACTGACCACCGTATTGGCTTGACGATCCAAAAATTGGATCAGATTCTAGCAGGAAAACTAGATGAGATCGTCGACGCATTGATCGTGTACGACCAAACATCTAAGTTGGAAGAGATGCAAAATGGATAA
- a CDS encoding thymidine kinase, which produces MAQLFFKYGAMNSGKTIEILKVAHNYEEQNKPVVLMTSGIDTRDGVGVVSSRIGLKREAIPIFETTDVFEVIQQMEHPPFCVLIDEAQFLTKEHVLAFTRIVDELNIPVMAFGLKNDFRNELFEGSKYLLLYADKIEEMKTICWFCHKKAMMNLHYIDGTPVYEGDQVQIGGNEAYYPVCRKHYFHPLMITEGD; this is translated from the coding sequence ATGGCACAACTATTTTTTAAGTACGGCGCAATGAACAGCGGCAAGACAATCGAGATCTTAAAAGTCGCACATAATTATGAAGAACAAAACAAACCGGTTGTTTTGATGACCAGCGGAATCGATACAAGAGATGGTGTTGGCGTAGTTTCAAGCAGAATCGGGCTGAAACGTGAAGCAATTCCCATTTTTGAAACGACCGATGTATTTGAAGTCATCCAGCAGATGGAACATCCACCATTCTGTGTATTGATCGATGAAGCGCAGTTCTTAACAAAAGAACATGTCTTAGCATTCACGAGAATCGTTGATGAACTCAATATTCCGGTGATGGCGTTCGGATTAAAAAATGATTTTAGAAATGAATTATTTGAAGGATCGAAATATTTATTGCTTTATGCAGACAAAATCGAAGAAATGAAAACAATCTGTTGGTTCTGCCATAAAAAAGCAATGATGAATTTACATTATATAGACGGAACACCGGTGTACGAAGGAGATCAAGTCCAAATTGGTGGCAATGAAGCCTATTATCCCGTATGTCGAAAACACTATTTTCATCCATTGATGATCACAGAAGGAGATTAA
- a CDS encoding class I SAM-dependent methyltransferase, with product MSEIFHQMANHYDTPERIQLAATIRSAVEKEFSAQTHDQKLIDYGGGTGLVTLPFASRFNEVIIIDSAAGMLAMADKKIKEAKQANVRTLELDATRDLPAEKADIILLSLVLLHIPETKVILKQLSQMLHPSGKLYIVDFDKNEKIQHPNVHNGFNHEELREQLKLAGFKPLSIETFHHGKNLFMKQDASLFLAIAIKE from the coding sequence ATGTCCGAAATATTCCACCAAATGGCGAACCATTATGACACCCCCGAGCGAATCCAATTAGCAGCAACGATTCGTTCAGCTGTTGAAAAAGAATTTTCTGCACAGACTCATGACCAGAAATTGATCGATTACGGTGGGGGAACTGGTCTTGTCACGTTACCCTTTGCCTCACGTTTTAACGAAGTAATCATCATAGATTCAGCCGCAGGAATGCTGGCGATGGCTGATAAAAAAATCAAAGAAGCAAAACAAGCAAATGTACGAACACTTGAATTGGATGCTACAAGGGATTTGCCGGCAGAGAAAGCCGACATCATCTTACTATCTTTAGTCTTGTTGCATATTCCAGAAACGAAAGTCATTTTAAAACAACTTTCGCAAATGCTTCATCCAAGCGGAAAACTTTATATCGTTGACTTCGATAAGAACGAAAAGATCCAGCATCCAAACGTCCATAATGGTTTTAACCACGAGGAGCTAAGAGAACAATTGAAGCTTGCTGGATTTAAACCACTCTCAATTGAAACATTCCATCACGGAAAAAACTTGTTTATGAAACAAGATGCTTCTTTGTTTTTGGCTATAGCAATCAAAGAATAA